In one Mucilaginibacter ginsenosidivorax genomic region, the following are encoded:
- a CDS encoding Crp/Fnr family transcriptional regulator, with protein sequence MTDQSVIQNYLEQLFPQFEPGLKAFLVQNASVIHIPAGEVVLRTGQYIKSTMMILNGRVKLYREGDDGGEFFMYYLEPGNACALTMICAAKQETSEVMGKAIEDTTVLAMPLALMDQMMTTYKTWYYFVLETYRSRYEELLIVIDHIAFKGMDERLYYYLQNQYQKLKTRELKITHSQIAADLNSSREVISRLLKKMEQRGDIVLNRNFIEWKK encoded by the coding sequence ATGACAGACCAATCCGTTATCCAGAACTATTTAGAGCAATTGTTCCCTCAGTTTGAGCCTGGGTTAAAGGCCTTTTTAGTTCAAAACGCGTCGGTTATTCATATTCCAGCCGGCGAGGTTGTGTTGCGTACCGGCCAATACATCAAATCAACCATGATGATTTTAAATGGCCGGGTGAAACTATACCGTGAAGGTGATGACGGAGGCGAGTTTTTTATGTACTACCTGGAACCGGGCAATGCCTGTGCCCTAACCATGATATGTGCTGCCAAACAGGAAACCAGCGAGGTAATGGGTAAAGCCATTGAGGATACTACTGTTTTGGCCATGCCTTTAGCCTTAATGGACCAAATGATGACCACCTACAAAACATGGTACTATTTTGTGTTGGAAACCTACCGCTCCCGGTACGAAGAGTTGCTGATAGTGATTGACCATATCGCCTTTAAGGGTATGGACGAGCGTTTATACTATTACCTGCAAAATCAATATCAAAAGCTAAAAACACGCGAACTAAAAATAACCCACAGCCAAATTGCCGCCGATCTGAACTCGTCGCGCGAGGTGATTTCCCGGTTGCTTAAAAAAATGGAGCAGCGGGGCGATATTGTGCTGAACCGCAATTTTATTGAATGGAAAAAATAA
- a CDS encoding DsrE family protein: MKNRFSLLLVLAGLFFIKPAFAQTVASEFKGAEATQAHYKALYYLDESDPKKIKQTLRNMDNALEDVRLKGKLEMELIAFADGVAVYDKAGPYEAELQKLLQKGVILAQCSNTVRERHIDKATLFSFISYVPSGNGEIIIRQADGWATIHP, encoded by the coding sequence ATGAAAAATCGTTTTTCCTTACTCTTAGTGCTTGCCGGTTTGTTTTTTATTAAACCCGCTTTCGCCCAAACAGTAGCATCGGAATTTAAAGGCGCCGAAGCCACACAAGCCCATTATAAAGCGCTTTATTACCTCGACGAATCGGACCCGAAGAAAATTAAACAAACATTGCGCAATATGGATAACGCACTGGAAGACGTGCGGTTAAAAGGTAAACTGGAAATGGAGCTTATTGCTTTTGCCGATGGTGTTGCCGTTTACGATAAAGCAGGGCCGTACGAAGCCGAGCTGCAAAAACTGCTGCAAAAAGGAGTGATACTGGCGCAATGCAGCAATACCGTAAGGGAACGGCACATTGATAAGGCTACCCTTTTTTCGTTTATAAGCTATGTGCCCAGCGGCAACGGCGAAATTATTATCCGCCAGGCCGATGGATGGGCAACTATTCATCCCTAA
- a CDS encoding c-type cytochrome — MTKFSRNHISVSLMLVVAVAMVFVWSCNGPEENGAAVKTALKAPPKKENITDAGLPPRTQNIPAGKKGDLIRYGRQLITSTALYLGPKGSVAQITNGMNCQNCHLDAGTRLFANNFAGFTASYPKKSNRSGVVISASVRISECFERSLNGAMPDTGTKEIKAIMAYLQWLGKNVKKGQVLFGNTTPRLKFMDSAADPLSGKAVFIQKCRSCHGANGEGLPAAGKLSYTYPPLWGPNSYNDGAGMYRIGNLAGFVKANMPFGATYQSPQLTDKECWDVAAFINSQPRPHKNQDKDYPDLQQKPIDLPFGPYADGFTARQHKYGPFGPIQQFHHKKA; from the coding sequence ATGACTAAATTTTCCCGCAACCACATATCGGTTTCATTAATGCTGGTTGTCGCTGTCGCAATGGTGTTTGTTTGGTCGTGCAATGGGCCGGAAGAAAACGGAGCGGCAGTTAAAACGGCTCTTAAAGCTCCCCCAAAAAAGGAAAACATTACTGATGCCGGGCTGCCACCGCGAACACAAAATATACCCGCAGGTAAAAAAGGTGATTTGATAAGGTATGGCCGCCAGCTGATTACTTCTACGGCTTTATATTTGGGCCCTAAGGGATCTGTTGCTCAAATTACTAATGGCATGAATTGTCAAAACTGCCACCTTGATGCAGGCACCCGGTTATTTGCCAACAACTTCGCCGGGTTTACAGCCTCCTATCCAAAAAAAAGCAACCGCAGCGGCGTGGTTATATCGGCATCTGTGCGGATTTCGGAGTGTTTTGAGCGCAGCCTGAACGGCGCCATGCCCGACACCGGGACTAAAGAAATTAAGGCAATAATGGCTTACCTGCAATGGTTGGGCAAAAATGTAAAAAAGGGACAGGTGCTGTTTGGTAATACTACGCCACGTTTAAAATTTATGGATAGCGCAGCCGATCCGTTAAGTGGAAAGGCCGTTTTCATCCAAAAGTGCCGCAGCTGTCACGGTGCAAATGGCGAGGGATTGCCGGCTGCAGGTAAACTATCATATACCTACCCGCCCTTATGGGGACCAAACAGTTATAACGATGGTGCGGGTATGTACAGGATAGGCAATTTGGCTGGTTTTGTAAAGGCCAATATGCCTTTTGGTGCCACCTACCAAAGCCCGCAGTTAACCGATAAAGAATGCTGGGATGTTGCAGCGTTTATCAACTCACAACCCCGGCCACACAAAAACCAGGATAAAGATTACCCCGACTTACAGCAAAAGCCCATAGATTTACCCTTTGGGCCGTATGCCGATGGCTTTACCGCCCGTCAGCATAAATACGGGCCATTTGGTCCCATTCAGCAATTCCATCATAAAAAAGCATAA
- a CDS encoding DUF4272 domain-containing protein: MIRRLTIIASMLFLSCNNHKGAAITKEVEKIKPTSDQAERRRQSEAYCKAHHIPVYGNPNALFVDPESQAAIRTKDEVTNRATALLYVGLKSEGIGQKDLDEINKNLDALSKLTAAERVYVTNPQPTKQQTTDANWRYEDLHVMLWALGFIDSLAYPDQLCNVAQDAKIFRGLTDTQFKQRARLRTKKEILDQADLILRLDWACVDARTKKQPAPGMLDSGVVYERHYALNWLINYMSQGWDDITTDT, translated from the coding sequence ATGATAAGAAGGCTCACTATAATTGCTTCGATGTTGTTTTTGTCGTGCAACAACCATAAGGGCGCTGCTATCACAAAAGAGGTAGAAAAAATAAAACCAACCAGCGATCAGGCAGAACGCCGCCGCCAATCTGAAGCTTATTGCAAAGCACATCACATCCCCGTTTATGGTAATCCCAACGCTTTATTTGTAGATCCGGAATCACAGGCAGCTATACGTACAAAAGATGAAGTGACAAACAGAGCAACGGCACTGCTATATGTAGGTTTAAAAAGCGAAGGGATAGGCCAAAAGGACTTAGACGAAATAAATAAAAATCTGGATGCGTTATCAAAATTAACCGCGGCCGAAAGAGTTTATGTTACAAATCCTCAGCCAACAAAGCAACAAACCACCGATGCCAACTGGCGTTACGAAGATTTACATGTGATGCTTTGGGCATTAGGTTTTATTGACTCGCTGGCTTACCCGGATCAATTGTGCAATGTCGCCCAGGATGCAAAAATATTTCGGGGCCTAACCGACACGCAGTTTAAACAGCGAGCCCGGTTACGAACAAAAAAAGAGATTCTCGACCAGGCCGATCTGATCCTGCGGCTGGATTGGGCTTGTGTAGATGCCCGTACCAAAAAGCAGCCGGCTCCCGGAATGCTTGATAGTGGCGTAGTTTATGAAAGACACTACGCTTTAAACTGGCTGATAAACTACATGAGCCAAGGTTGGGACGATATAACGACAGATACCTAA
- a CDS encoding N-acyl homoserine lactonase family protein: MKKLSLLFVIVLSGMLCAQAQTPVYKVYAIKIAGSAYPFTAADWAKGAPATDSLKFNFMVWLIKGNGRNILVDAAFLNDIDDAKEFKVIDYIRPDSALSKLGLKAGDITDIILSHPHWDHIDGVGLFPNARVWIQKDDFTYFVGSAWQKGEGSGGFNKRDVRMMVDLNLAGKVTLVDGDNKEIIPGIKVFTGSRHTFNSEYVLVNTGSNKIVLASDNIWIYYSLDHLVPPADGGTLDPAGYVKAMQRMKTMVTDVRFIVPGHDAAVFTKFPALAAGVAEIK; encoded by the coding sequence ATGAAAAAGCTTTCCCTGCTCTTCGTGATTGTATTATCCGGCATGCTTTGCGCACAGGCACAAACCCCGGTTTATAAAGTTTATGCCATTAAAATTGCTGGTTCGGCCTACCCTTTTACCGCTGCCGACTGGGCCAAAGGGGCACCGGCTACCGATAGCCTGAAATTTAATTTTATGGTTTGGCTAATTAAAGGTAATGGCCGCAATATATTGGTCGATGCTGCTTTTTTGAACGACATTGATGATGCTAAAGAATTTAAAGTGATAGATTACATCCGGCCTGACAGCGCGTTATCTAAACTGGGCTTAAAAGCGGGCGATATCACAGACATTATCCTATCGCACCCGCATTGGGACCATATAGATGGTGTGGGATTGTTTCCTAATGCCCGCGTATGGATTCAAAAAGATGATTTTACTTATTTCGTCGGATCGGCCTGGCAAAAAGGCGAAGGCAGCGGTGGATTTAACAAAAGAGACGTACGCATGATGGTTGATTTAAATTTAGCCGGAAAGGTAACGCTGGTTGATGGCGATAACAAGGAAATTATCCCCGGCATAAAAGTATTTACCGGCTCAAGGCATACATTTAATTCAGAATACGTATTGGTAAATACAGGCAGTAACAAAATTGTGCTGGCATCCGACAATATCTGGATATACTACAGCCTCGACCACCTGGTACCACCTGCCGATGGGGGAACGCTCGACCCGGCGGGCTATGTAAAAGCGATGCAAAGAATGAAAACCATGGTTACTGATGTAAGGTTCATCGTTCCGGGGCACGATGCCGCCGTATTTACCAAATTCCCGGCTTTGGCTGCGGGCGTAGCAGAAATTAAGTAG
- a CDS encoding ArsR/SmtB family transcription factor, with the protein MGLTKTEIFTDEQNRLAVMLKAMAHPARIAILQQIIKANACICGDLADELGLAQPTISQHLKELKMAGLIQGTIEGVSVCYCINPVAWNMLSNELKGFFAAYEAPKCC; encoded by the coding sequence ATGGGCTTAACAAAAACAGAAATATTTACTGATGAGCAAAACAGGCTGGCTGTTATGCTTAAGGCGATGGCCCATCCCGCACGTATAGCTATTTTGCAACAGATTATCAAAGCGAATGCCTGTATTTGCGGCGACCTGGCCGACGAATTGGGGTTGGCGCAGCCTACCATTTCGCAGCATTTAAAAGAGTTAAAAATGGCGGGGTTGATACAGGGAACCATTGAAGGTGTAAGCGTTTGCTATTGCATTAATCCTGTAGCATGGAATATGCTTAGCAATGAATTGAAGGGCTTTTTTGCGGCTTACGAGGCCCCTAAGTGCTGCTAA
- a CDS encoding DUF6428 family protein, translating to MSKIENITWKTFKDALIQQPDLTLQFQYAENQWVNAAYHITEIKQAPITSVDCGGVMNAWTEIIVQLWEPEGQQQDRAMAVGKALSIVNLVEKALPLNPNGIVKIEFGNSEFDTRQMLPKALLIDGDNLVVDLRPDAVQCKAIERGGSCGTNDKGEECCAPAVAAKPKIQLKNLIADAACCTPGSGCC from the coding sequence ATGAGTAAGATAGAAAACATCACCTGGAAAACGTTTAAGGATGCGTTGATACAACAACCCGATTTGACCCTGCAGTTTCAATATGCCGAAAACCAATGGGTGAATGCGGCCTACCATATCACCGAAATAAAACAGGCTCCCATCACATCGGTAGATTGTGGCGGCGTAATGAATGCCTGGACAGAAATTATTGTACAATTATGGGAGCCAGAAGGGCAGCAGCAAGATAGGGCGATGGCTGTTGGCAAGGCCCTGTCAATTGTTAACCTGGTAGAAAAAGCCTTGCCTTTAAACCCCAACGGCATCGTAAAAATTGAATTTGGCAACTCCGAATTTGATACCCGCCAAATGCTGCCGAAAGCGTTATTGATAGATGGCGATAACCTTGTTGTTGACTTAAGGCCCGATGCTGTGCAGTGCAAAGCCATAGAAAGGGGCGGCAGTTGCGGCACGAATGATAAAGGAGAAGAATGCTGCGCACCCGCAGTTGCAGCAAAACCTAAAATTCAATTGAAAAACCTGATTGCTGATGCAGCATGCTGTACCCCTGGTTCCGGCTGTTGTTAA
- the arsN2 gene encoding arsenic resistance N-acetyltransferase ArsN2 yields the protein MQIEKAENYRAKVIALLATEKLPTDDLPQTLENFVVAKQGEEVIGVAGIEIYESYGLLRSVAVSAAERGKGIANQLLNNLEMLAAAQSLQAIFLLTETAPEYFGKKGYQKITRAEVPAEVQQSTEFSHVCPQSAIVMKKIL from the coding sequence ATGCAAATAGAAAAAGCAGAAAACTACAGGGCAAAGGTGATTGCCCTGCTGGCAACTGAGAAACTGCCCACCGACGACCTGCCTCAAACGCTTGAAAATTTTGTGGTAGCCAAACAGGGCGAAGAGGTAATAGGCGTTGCCGGTATCGAGATTTATGAAAGCTACGGCTTGCTGCGTTCTGTGGCGGTATCTGCGGCAGAGCGTGGTAAGGGCATAGCCAACCAGTTGCTTAATAATTTGGAAATGCTTGCCGCCGCCCAATCACTGCAGGCAATCTTTTTACTTACCGAAACGGCGCCGGAATATTTTGGTAAAAAAGGGTATCAGAAAATTACCCGGGCCGAGGTTCCGGCCGAAGTTCAGCAATCAACGGAGTTTAGTCACGTGTGTCCGCAATCGGCCATTGTTATGAAGAAAATATTATAA
- a CDS encoding arsenate reductase ArsC, whose protein sequence is MKNILVLCTGNSCRSQLAEGYLRFFAGDKANIYSAGIETHGVNPRAIQVMAEDHIDISEHTSNHVDEYINIPFDYVITVCDNANEACPFFPGNVQRFHHNFPDPAKAKGTPEEILNEFRNVRDIIKAYAANFVKQYVG, encoded by the coding sequence ATGAAAAACATTTTAGTATTATGTACCGGCAACAGCTGCCGTAGCCAGCTGGCCGAAGGTTACCTGCGTTTTTTTGCCGGCGATAAAGCCAACATTTACAGCGCAGGGATAGAAACTCACGGTGTAAACCCCAGGGCCATACAGGTAATGGCCGAAGACCATATCGATATTTCGGAACACACATCAAATCATGTGGATGAGTACATCAACATCCCGTTTGATTATGTAATAACCGTTTGCGATAACGCCAATGAGGCCTGCCCGTTTTTTCCGGGCAATGTACAACGCTTTCATCATAACTTTCCCGATCCGGCAAAAGCCAAGGGTACGCCAGAGGAGATATTGAATGAATTCAGGAACGTGAGGGACATTATAAAAGCCTATGCGGCCAATTTTGTAAAACAGTATGTTGGTTAA